DNA from Diaphorobacter limosus:
CCTGATGCGCGATCTGCGCGCCGATCTGCAGGTGCTGGAGCGCGAAAACCTGCGCCTGACCAGGGAGCTGAACGGGCTGCGCGCCGACCCGGCCGCCATCAAGGACTGGATCAAGGCCGAGCGACAGCTGCAAAAGCAGCAGGACGATTTCGACCCGTGGTTTTGACAGCATCCGTTTTACTATTTATTTGATAGCTGTTTACGCTTACCCACAAAGCGCTACAGCCATATTTGATTCAAATTTATCGGGGCCATGGTGCTACCATGGCGCCCCCTTTTGCTTGATAGACCCAAGCCATGATCCGCCTGTCCGAACTGCGCCTGCCCCTGGCCGCCCTGCCGCTCGATCCCGAGCAGCACCCCGACACCGCCCTGCACGCCCTGGCCGCCCAGACCCTGGGCCTGGCGCCCGAGGCCATCGCCACGCTGCGGGTGCACAAGCGCAGCTTTGACGCGCGCAAGGCCGAGCTGCTGGCCGTGTACATCGTCGATGTAGCCCTGGCCGATGCCGCGCAGGAATCCGCCCTGCTGGCGCAGCACGCCGGCCACCCGCATATCCAGCCCACGCCCGACATGGCCTGGCGCCCCGTGGGCCAGGCGCCGGCAGGCTTTCAAGAACGCCCGGTGGTGGTGGGCTTTGGCCCCTGCGGCATCTTTGCCGCGCTGGTGCTGGCGCAGATGGGCTTCAAACCCATAGTCCTGGAGCGCGGCAAGGCCGTGCGCGAGCGCACCCAGGACACCTGGGGCCTGTGGCGCAGGCGCGAGCTCAATCCCGAGTCCAACGTGCAGTTTGGCGAGGGCGGCGCCGGCACGTTTTCCGACGGCAAGCTCTACAGCCAGATCAAGGACCCGCGCCACCTGGGGCGCAAGGTGCTGCAGGAGTTCGTCGCCGCCGGCGCCCCGCCCGAAATCCTGTACACCGCCCACCCGCATATCGGCACCTTCCGCCTGGTGAAGATGGTGCAGGAGCTGCGCGCGCAGATCATCGCCCTGGGCGGCGAGGTGCGCTTTCAGCAGCGCGTGAGGGACGTGGTGTTGCAGGACCGGCGCCTGCGCGCCCTGCGCGTGCTCGACCTGGACACGGGGCAGGAGTACGAGCTGGCCACGTCGCACGCCGTCATCGCCCTGGGCCACAGCGCGCGCGACAGCTTCGCCATGCTGCACCAACGCGGCGTGGCCATGCAGGCCAAGCCGTTCTCCATCGGCGTGCGCATAGAACACCCGCAAGGCGTGATCGACCGCGCGCGCTGGGGCAGGCACGCGGGCCACCCGCTGCTGGGCGCGGCCGACTACAAGCTGGTGCACCACGCGAAGAACGGACTGGCAAGCGGCCGCACCGTCTACAGCTTCTGCATGTGCCCCGGCGGCACGGTGGTCGCCGCCACCAGCGAGCCCGGCCGCGTGGTGACCAACGGCATGAGCCAGTATTCGCGCGCCGAGCGCAACGCCAACGCCGGCATGGTGGTGGGCGTGGAGCCGGCCGACTACCCGCGCGACCCCGCTGCCTTCGAGGCCGCCCTGGGCGCCACCCATGGCGTGGAGGCCCTGGCAGCAGGCCAGACGCACCCACTGGCCGGCATCGTGCTGCAGCGCCAACTCGAATCGCGCGCCTTCGTGCTCGGCGGCGGCGACTACAACGCCCCGGCCCAGCGCGTGGGCGACTTCCTCGCGCGGCGCGCGTCCACGGCGCTGGGCGAGGTGCAGCCCTCGTACCAGCCCGGCGTGACCCTGATCGACATGCACGACGCCCTGCCCGCCTACGCCACCGCCGCCATGCGCGAGGCCCTGCCGGCGTTCGCGCGCAAGATCCGCGGCTACGACATGGCGGATGCCGTGCTCACGGGCGTGGAGACGCGCACCTCGGCCCCGCTTCGCATCGACCGCGGCGACGACTTTCAAAGCCTGAACACGGAGGGCCTGTACCCCGCAGGCGAGGGCGCGGGCTACGCCGGAGGCATCCTCTCGGCCGGCGTGGACGGCATCAAGGTCGGCGAGGCCGTCGCCTGCGCCATGCTGGGGCTGCCGATTCCATCCTCGGGCACGCGCGGCTCGGGCGGCGCGGCATAAGACACGCATGCAGAACGTTTGACGGGGCTACGGACGCCGAGGCATCTGCGAGACGCTGTTGCAAGATAGGACAACCAAGGAGCACCAAGCCCATGACCGATACCCCTGAGGACAGCCTGCGACGTGGCCTGGACAATCGCCGCCGCGTACTGGGCGACGAGTGGGTGGAGCAATCCATCGCCCGCGCGAATGCGCTGAACGCGGAGTTCCAGCGCATGATCACCAGCTATGCCTGGGACGGCATCTGGAGCCGTCCGGGGCTGGACAGGCGCACCCGCCGCATCATGGTGCTGGCCATCACCGCCGCCATGGGCCGCTGGGAGGAGTTCGAACTGCATATCCGCACCGGCCTGCTGGCCGACCCGGACGATCCCGAGGCCGCGCCGCTGGACGTGGACACCATCAAGGAAGTGCTGCTGCAAACGGCGGTTTACGCCGGTGTGCCTGCGGGCAATACCGGCATGGCCATTGCGCTGAAGGTGCTCAAGGAACTGGGCCGCACGCCGCCGCCGGCAGCCTTCGGCATGGAGCAGGCGAAGCCGTGACATCCCCATCGAACGGCGGGCCACACGCCTGCTCCCTTTTCATCTGGGAGGTGCCTGCGGCCCGCCGCGCTCGGCGACCACGGCGCGGGCGCAGTCCACCAGGTGATGGATCAGCGGCAGCCGCGCCGATGCGCGCAGCCAGAGCACGCCAAAGCGCCGTACCTCCGCCTGCTGCATGGGCAAGGCCAGCCGCACCACGCCCTGGCCGTCGGGCCAGGCCAGCGCGGTGTCGGGCACCAGGGCCACGCCCAGGCCCTTGTCCACCATCATCGCAATCGCCACCAGCGAGCTGAGCTCGAAGCGCTCGCGCGGGGCGATCTGCGCCGCGCGCAGGTAGCGTTCCACCATCTGGCCGCCGCCCAGCTGGCGGTCATAGCGGATCAAAGGCTGGCCGCGCAGCAGCGCGTGTGGCTCCAGGTGCGCCAGGCTGCGCGGCGCCAGCAGCACCAGCGGCTCCTCGCGCAGCAGCGCCCAGTCGAAGGTCTTGGCCAGCGCGAACGAGGGATACAGGCACACGGCGGCATCGAGCCGGCCCTGCTGCACCGCCTGGTAGAGCTGGCGCGTGGTGCCCGATTCGAGGAATACCTTGGCGTCCGGGCAGCGGGCGACGAAGCCCGACAGGATGTCCGGCAGCAGGCTGTGCAGCGCGGTGTTGATGGTGCCTATCAGCAGCTCGCCCGCCGCGCCGGCCGCGTTCACCTGGGTCTTGGCGTTGGCCAGTTCGCGCAGCAGCGCCGGGGCGCTGTGCGCCAGGCGGTGGCCCGCCGGCGTGGGCTGCACCGTACGGCCGGCGCGCGCCAGCAGCGGAGCGTGGAATTCGCGCTCCAGGCCGTGGATCTGCTGCGCCACCGCCGCCGCGGTGATGTTCAGGCGCCGCGCCGCCTCGGCCATGGAGCCGGTCTCCACCACCAGCAAAAAGCTCTCCAGATATGCCGTTTCCATAGTTTTTCTATCGTTTGAAGCAATATTAACCGTGTTTTTCTTTGCTTACTTGTGCCCCACAATGGCCGCATGAGAAGCAAATTGTTCGTTCCCGCCTCCCGCCCCGAGCTGTTCGCCAAGGCCCTGGCCGGCGCGGCCGACGCGCTGTCGTTCGACCTGGAAGACGCCGTGGCCGAGCCGCGCAAGGCCGAGGCCCGCGCGCTGCTCGGCGCCTTCCTGCAAAGCCCCGAGGCCCTGGCCACGCGCAAGACGCTGATCGTGCGCGTGAACGCCATGGACACGCCGCACTTCGCCGCCGACGTCGCCGCAGTGGTCCGGCCCGGCCTGCACCTGCTGAACCTGCCCAAGCCCGACGGCCCCGAGGCCGTGGCCGAGGCCGCCGCCCGCATCGCCGAGGCGGCCCGGGCCAACGGCGTGCAGGAGCCACCGCGCCTGCTGCTGAACATCGAAACCCCCAAGGCCCTGCGCCGCGCCGCCGCGCTGGCCTGCGCCCACCCGTCCGTGGCCGGCCTGCAGCTGGGCCTGGGCGACCTGTTCGAGCCCTATGGCGTGCACCGGCGCGAGCCCAGTGCCGTGCAGCAGGCCCTGTTCGCCGTGCGCATGGCGGCCGCCGAGGCCGGCGTGTTCGCCTACGACGGCGCCTTTGCCGACGTCCGCGATGCCGAGGGCTTCCGCGCCGAGGCCGAGCTCTCGCGCCGCCTGGGCTTCATCGGCAAGAGCTGCATCCACCCCAGCCAGATCGCGCTGGCCAACGGCGTCTACCAGCCCACCGAGGCCGAAATCACCCAGGCCCAGCGCGTGCTGCAGGCCGCGCGGGAGGCCGACGCCAACGCCGTGGGCGCCTACATGGTGGACGGCAAGATGGTGGACCGCCCCTTCGTGCTGCGCGCCGAAGCCATCGTGGCCAGCGCACGCGCCGCCGGACTGATTGCCGACTGATTTCCGACCGACCCTCAAGC
Protein-coding regions in this window:
- a CDS encoding LysR family transcriptional regulator — its product is METAYLESFLLVVETGSMAEAARRLNITAAAVAQQIHGLEREFHAPLLARAGRTVQPTPAGHRLAHSAPALLRELANAKTQVNAAGAAGELLIGTINTALHSLLPDILSGFVARCPDAKVFLESGTTRQLYQAVQQGRLDAAVCLYPSFALAKTFDWALLREEPLVLLAPRSLAHLEPHALLRGQPLIRYDRQLGGGQMVERYLRAAQIAPRERFELSSLVAIAMMVDKGLGVALVPDTALAWPDGQGVVRLALPMQQAEVRRFGVLWLRASARLPLIHHLVDCARAVVAERGGPQAPPR
- a CDS encoding carboxymuconolactone decarboxylase family protein; this encodes MTDTPEDSLRRGLDNRRRVLGDEWVEQSIARANALNAEFQRMITSYAWDGIWSRPGLDRRTRRIMVLAITAAMGRWEEFELHIRTGLLADPDDPEAAPLDVDTIKEVLLQTAVYAGVPAGNTGMAIALKVLKELGRTPPPAAFGMEQAKP
- a CDS encoding CoA ester lyase — its product is MRSKLFVPASRPELFAKALAGAADALSFDLEDAVAEPRKAEARALLGAFLQSPEALATRKTLIVRVNAMDTPHFAADVAAVVRPGLHLLNLPKPDGPEAVAEAAARIAEAARANGVQEPPRLLLNIETPKALRRAAALACAHPSVAGLQLGLGDLFEPYGVHRREPSAVQQALFAVRMAAAEAGVFAYDGAFADVRDAEGFRAEAELSRRLGFIGKSCIHPSQIALANGVYQPTEAEITQAQRVLQAAREADANAVGAYMVDGKMVDRPFVLRAEAIVASARAAGLIAD
- a CDS encoding NAD(P)/FAD-dependent oxidoreductase, with protein sequence MIRLSELRLPLAALPLDPEQHPDTALHALAAQTLGLAPEAIATLRVHKRSFDARKAELLAVYIVDVALADAAQESALLAQHAGHPHIQPTPDMAWRPVGQAPAGFQERPVVVGFGPCGIFAALVLAQMGFKPIVLERGKAVRERTQDTWGLWRRRELNPESNVQFGEGGAGTFSDGKLYSQIKDPRHLGRKVLQEFVAAGAPPEILYTAHPHIGTFRLVKMVQELRAQIIALGGEVRFQQRVRDVVLQDRRLRALRVLDLDTGQEYELATSHAVIALGHSARDSFAMLHQRGVAMQAKPFSIGVRIEHPQGVIDRARWGRHAGHPLLGAADYKLVHHAKNGLASGRTVYSFCMCPGGTVVAATSEPGRVVTNGMSQYSRAERNANAGMVVGVEPADYPRDPAAFEAALGATHGVEALAAGQTHPLAGIVLQRQLESRAFVLGGGDYNAPAQRVGDFLARRASTALGEVQPSYQPGVTLIDMHDALPAYATAAMREALPAFARKIRGYDMADAVLTGVETRTSAPLRIDRGDDFQSLNTEGLYPAGEGAGYAGGILSAGVDGIKVGEAVACAMLGLPIPSSGTRGSGGAA